The Clostridia bacterium genome includes a window with the following:
- the polA gene encoding DNA polymerase I, with the protein MEKGRFIIIDGNSLMHRAFYALPNLTNSKGFHTSVIYGFVNMINKIIEEYKPQYIGIAFDRKAPTFRHLEYAEYKAGRHKMAEEMAEQIPVLKEVLAAMNIKQAEIDGFEADDIIGTVAAKCDENGLPALIVTGDKDAFQLISDNVHTLMTKKGISEIEEYDIAKLKETYGIAPAQITDLKGLMGDASDNIPGVPGVGEKTALELIHQFGTVENVLQNVSEIKKNKVRENVSNNMEQALFSKKLATIVRDVPIEFSLDDYSLKEADKEKLYKLLSELEFKGLIEKMCSSLPTAAVVEAIEIIVEEISSIDKLKEVFEKAGKKGSLAFKIDDEMGDMLRTIYLSVEGRQYRFPVNDSSIELIRQVMEDPKVMKLGHDIKQDILLLRKFDIDVNPIGFDTMIAAYLLNPSKGSYKIRDLSQEYSGAGMDGYDAKGADQIQKYGATVKMVSELQPLLTNKLVETGMDELYYSIELPLVKVLADMEHDGFSVDKDMLEVLSAEFAKQIEVLTADIYKLAGEEFNINSTKQLGVILFDRLGLPAMKKTKTGYSTDVEVLEQLSDKHPIIEKLLEYRQLVKLKSTYVDGLIGIIDPDTGKIHTKLNQTVTATGRLSSTEPNLQNIPIKTENGRKIRKVFVPMNKDYTLVDADYSQIELRVLAHISGDQGLMDTFVRKEDIHTRTASEVFGVELSEVTSLMRGRAKAVNFGIVYGISDYGLSQDLKISRKEAKKYIENYFARYPMVKQYMIDIVEAAKADGYVKTIMNRRRYIPEIASRNAVNRNFGERMAMNTPIQGSAADLIKMAMVKVHQELKKRNLKSRLILQVHDELIVETHRSELEEVKQLVKESMEKAIDLKVPVVADISSGDCWYDAK; encoded by the coding sequence ATGGAAAAAGGCAGATTCATAATAATCGATGGCAACAGCTTAATGCACAGGGCTTTCTACGCGTTGCCGAACCTCACCAATTCCAAAGGCTTTCACACGAGCGTAATATATGGCTTTGTGAATATGATAAATAAGATAATTGAAGAATATAAACCACAGTACATAGGCATTGCCTTTGACAGAAAGGCACCGACCTTCAGACATTTGGAATATGCTGAATACAAAGCAGGAAGACATAAGATGGCAGAAGAGATGGCGGAGCAGATTCCCGTCCTCAAGGAGGTCTTGGCGGCTATGAATATCAAGCAGGCTGAGATAGACGGTTTCGAGGCAGACGATATAATCGGAACAGTTGCTGCCAAGTGCGATGAAAATGGCTTGCCCGCACTTATAGTGACGGGTGATAAAGATGCCTTCCAGCTTATAAGTGATAATGTACATACATTGATGACCAAAAAAGGAATCAGCGAAATTGAAGAATATGATATTGCAAAGCTTAAAGAGACGTATGGAATCGCTCCAGCGCAGATAACCGACCTTAAAGGTCTTATGGGAGATGCTTCGGACAACATCCCGGGAGTGCCGGGAGTCGGGGAAAAGACAGCTTTGGAGCTTATACACCAGTTTGGGACAGTAGAGAATGTACTTCAGAATGTATCTGAAATCAAGAAGAACAAAGTAAGAGAGAATGTATCCAACAATATGGAGCAGGCGCTTTTTTCAAAAAAGCTGGCTACTATAGTTCGTGATGTTCCTATAGAATTCAGCCTTGATGACTACTCTTTGAAGGAGGCTGACAAGGAAAAGCTTTACAAGCTCTTAAGCGAGCTGGAGTTCAAGGGACTGATTGAAAAAATGTGCAGCAGCCTTCCAACTGCCGCAGTAGTGGAAGCTATAGAGATAATAGTAGAGGAAATAAGCAGCATAGACAAGCTGAAGGAAGTATTTGAGAAAGCAGGAAAGAAGGGAAGTCTTGCTTTCAAGATAGATGACGAGATGGGAGACATGCTCAGGACTATATATCTGAGTGTGGAAGGGCGGCAATATCGCTTTCCCGTGAATGACAGCAGTATCGAGCTTATAAGACAGGTAATGGAAGACCCGAAGGTTATGAAGCTGGGACACGATATAAAGCAGGACATACTGCTTTTAAGGAAGTTTGATATTGATGTGAATCCGATAGGCTTTGATACCATGATAGCTGCATATCTGCTCAATCCTTCAAAGGGTTCCTATAAGATCAGAGATCTGAGTCAGGAGTATTCCGGGGCAGGCATGGACGGCTATGATGCCAAAGGCGCAGATCAGATACAAAAGTACGGAGCTACCGTGAAGATGGTGTCAGAGCTGCAGCCGCTGCTCACGAACAAGCTCGTGGAGACTGGTATGGATGAGCTGTATTACAGCATTGAACTGCCTCTGGTAAAGGTTCTTGCTGATATGGAGCATGATGGCTTCAGTGTGGACAAAGACATGCTGGAGGTGCTGTCTGCTGAGTTTGCCAAGCAGATAGAAGTTCTTACGGCAGATATATACAAACTGGCCGGTGAGGAGTTCAATATTAATTCAACCAAGCAGCTCGGAGTGATTCTGTTTGATAGGCTGGGACTGCCGGCGATGAAAAAGACCAAGACCGGATACTCCACGGATGTAGAAGTGTTGGAGCAGCTTTCCGACAAGCATCCTATAATTGAGAAGCTGCTTGAGTACAGGCAGCTTGTGAAGCTTAAGTCCACTTATGTAGATGGTCTTATTGGCATAATAGATCCCGACACCGGGAAAATACATACCAAGCTGAACCAGACGGTTACAGCTACAGGAAGGCTTAGCAGCACAGAGCCGAATTTGCAGAACATACCTATAAAAACTGAAAATGGGAGGAAGATAAGAAAGGTTTTTGTACCGATGAACAAGGACTATACTTTAGTGGATGCCGATTATTCACAGATTGAGCTTAGAGTACTTGCACACATATCCGGAGACCAGGGGCTTATGGATACCTTTGTAAGAAAAGAGGATATCCATACAAGGACAGCTTCTGAGGTATTCGGAGTGGAGCTTAGTGAGGTCACGTCCCTTATGAGGGGAAGGGCTAAAGCCGTTAATTTCGGAATAGTATATGGCATAAGCGATTATGGATTGTCGCAGGATCTTAAAATATCGAGAAAAGAAGCTAAAAAGTATATAGAAAATTATTTTGCAAGGTATCCTATGGTAAAGCAGTACATGATTGATATTGTTGAAGCAGCCAAAGCTGATGGATATGTCAAAACCATAATGAATAGAAGAAGGTACATCCCTGAGATAGCTTCAAGAAATGCAGTGAATAGGAACTTTGGGGAGAGAATGGCTATGAATACTCCAATACAAGGCAGCGCTGCCGATCTTATAAAAATGGCTATGGTTAAGGTTCATCAAGAATTGAAAAAGCGAAACCTAAAGTCCAGGCTTATATTGCAGGTTCACGACGAACTCATTGTGGAAACTCACAGGAGTGAGCTGGAAGAGGTAAAGCAGCTGGTTAAGGAAAGCATGGAAAAGGCCATTGATTTGAAAGTGCCTGTGGTTGCTGATATCAGCAGCGGAGATTGCTGGTATGATGCCAAATAG
- a CDS encoding putative nucleotide-diphospho-sugar transferase: MTNHINYFCTITTNSYLLKALALYESMCIHTDNNFHIWICTIDELAYDLLIKLNLHHASIIEVGALESESLLEAKNNRYVNEYCWTIKASLVKLILKQHNYIDSILYLDSDTFMYSNPDSFFDSLKKNDVLLTSHNFTSVVDYSTRQKGLYNAGIVGFKNSRNALRILNWWENRCIEWCYNEIQPNRFGDQKYLETIKNKHSKTAVIESVGGNAAMWNIEYCDIKKLDNKVYINNDILIFFHFCIFFIINENEFELWECICPKLENSAMQLIFIPYVQAIKNAINQVKKYETDISLFLSGKNNSGTFYNYLKL, from the coding sequence ATGACTAACCATATAAATTACTTTTGTACTATCACAACCAACAGTTATCTGTTAAAGGCATTGGCTCTTTATGAATCAATGTGCATACATACGGATAACAATTTTCATATATGGATTTGTACAATTGATGAGCTTGCCTATGATTTATTGATAAAACTAAATCTGCACCACGCGTCTATAATTGAAGTGGGAGCATTAGAAAGTGAAAGTCTCTTAGAGGCTAAAAATAATCGGTACGTAAACGAGTATTGCTGGACAATAAAGGCAAGCCTCGTAAAACTAATATTAAAGCAACATAATTATATTGACTCCATTCTTTATTTGGATTCAGACACTTTTATGTATTCAAATCCTGATTCATTTTTTGATAGCTTAAAGAAAAACGATGTGTTACTTACAAGTCATAATTTTACTAGCGTAGTAGATTATTCAACAAGACAAAAAGGGCTTTATAATGCTGGCATAGTTGGTTTCAAAAATTCTAGAAATGCACTGCGAATCCTTAATTGGTGGGAGAATAGATGTATAGAATGGTGTTATAATGAAATTCAACCAAATAGGTTTGGCGATCAAAAATACTTGGAAACAATAAAAAATAAACATTCGAAAACAGCAGTTATAGAATCTGTTGGTGGAAACGCAGCGATGTGGAACATAGAATACTGTGATATAAAGAAATTGGATAATAAGGTTTATATTAACAACGATATCCTTATATTTTTCCACTTTTGCATTTTTTTTATTATTAATGAAAATGAATTTGAACTTTGGGAATGTATATGCCCCAAATTAGAAAATAGTGCGATGCAGTTGATTTTTATTCCTTATGTTCAAGCTATTAAAAACGCAATAAACCAAGTAAAAAAATATGAAACAGACATATCGCTTTTTTTATCAGGTAAAAATAATAGTGGTACATTTTATAATTATTTGAAGCTATGA
- a CDS encoding DUF4349 domain-containing protein: protein MKCETIRNMISSYIDKDLNDIEKTELEKHLTECEQCREEYERMLDIIAICGNFEEIELPQSFRTELHQRLVEEKKKKNFFGSILRNKNMKMATGLVAAALVIAIGIGSSSLLFNNNMKMSQSTDSAPGYGGATAPAAPASDADFNFTMREDEKQKIGAAAAEQPQITSVEGTGLAKNSISMQFSESILADRVVPSEAVDSSRSGRMVIRTGNMSVNVASVDKAAADIRQLTESSGGYVENSQIENITVPQVQDVDGNTAVKEITEKYANMTLRVPEDKFESIFNNIKGMGKLVNENMNGNDITAQYRDTTARVDNLKIQEQSLQQIMTKAKNVDEILKIETELNRVRTDIDIYSGDLKRWDNLVQLSTINIYLKELKPEELKSVDVPGMWGKAYQGFIKAINNIVVGLEKTFIVLVTAIPYLIVIGVLSVVGLFTARKIKLKKKQ from the coding sequence ATGAAGTGCGAAACGATAAGGAATATGATATCCTCATATATAGATAAGGACTTAAATGATATAGAAAAAACCGAATTGGAGAAACACCTTACAGAGTGCGAGCAATGCAGAGAAGAATACGAGAGAATGCTCGATATAATAGCTATATGCGGCAATTTCGAAGAAATTGAACTGCCTCAGAGCTTCAGGACGGAACTTCACCAAAGGCTGGTTGAGGAGAAGAAGAAAAAGAATTTCTTTGGCAGCATCCTGAGGAACAAGAATATGAAAATGGCTACAGGGCTTGTTGCTGCAGCGTTGGTAATTGCAATAGGAATAGGAAGCTCATCACTGCTTTTTAATAATAATATGAAAATGTCCCAGTCAACGGATTCTGCTCCTGGTTATGGCGGAGCGACAGCACCCGCTGCTCCAGCTAGTGATGCGGATTTTAACTTTACAATGCGAGAAGACGAAAAGCAGAAAATCGGAGCAGCTGCGGCGGAACAGCCTCAAATAACCTCGGTTGAAGGCACAGGACTTGCAAAAAATTCTATTAGTATGCAGTTTAGTGAAAGCATTCTGGCCGATAGAGTGGTGCCCAGCGAGGCTGTTGATAGCTCAAGGTCGGGCAGAATGGTGATCAGAACAGGCAATATGTCCGTCAATGTAGCCAGTGTAGATAAAGCGGCCGCTGACATAAGGCAGCTGACTGAAAGCAGTGGAGGGTATGTAGAGAACTCTCAGATAGAAAATATCACAGTACCACAGGTTCAAGACGTTGATGGGAACACTGCGGTCAAGGAAATTACAGAGAAGTATGCAAACATGACTTTGAGGGTACCTGAAGATAAGTTTGAGAGCATATTCAATAATATAAAAGGCATGGGTAAGCTGGTCAACGAGAACATGAACGGTAATGACATAACAGCACAATACAGGGATACGACGGCCAGGGTGGATAACCTGAAGATACAGGAGCAAAGCCTGCAGCAGATTATGACCAAGGCCAAGAATGTAGATGAAATACTGAAGATTGAGACTGAGCTTAACAGGGTAAGAACTGATATAGACATTTATTCCGGAGACCTCAAACGCTGGGATAACTTGGTTCAGCTTTCTACCATCAATATATACCTCAAGGAGCTTAAGCCGGAAGAGCTTAAGAGCGTAGATGTTCCGGGAATGTGGGGGAAGGCATATCAGGGCTTCATAAAGGCTATAAATAATATAGTCGTTGGGCTTGAGAAGACCTTTATAGTATTGGTAACCGCAATACCGTATCTGATTGTAATCGGAGTGCTTTCAGTGGTTGGGCTGTTCACGGCAAGAAAAATAAAATTAAAGAAGAAGCAATAA
- a CDS encoding peptide ABC transporter substrate-binding protein — MKDRKFLLVFVLIISLVLISCDKVIAPDKTEIAIEDEKPVAGGTINMSSVESGSLNPLLSKSKTYNDISKLIFQSLVDYDEKLKITPVLAQSWSFEDGYSKCVVKLKDNLLWSDGESLTAADVKFSMDTIKASVDSIYKSNLEHIFSYKVRDNSTIEVVFDQPFANAIDMLDFPIIPEHIYKADINAVPVGTGMFKVAQYNKLKSMELVYNDKWKGTEKPYIEKIKVTFINDTDAFSTAFQSKELDILNTTSYDWEKYSEMKDVNAYKYATMNYDFIGLNYKNPIFQDKAVRKAMIQGINRKSIVDKYLLGNAAVTDVPINPVSWLNDGEGTKYGYSKLEAQNLLKAAGFVDSNNDGILERDVDGVKQELKFTLLTNDENEFRRKAAENIKKDLEEAGFRVEISFIAFADLKTAIETKNFDAVLTGYNLSNTQDLSFAFHSTQIESGKNFMSYSNTDIDALLQQSYTTMNDDERKNVYKNLQKDFREEVPCISLFFRDAAVVVRNKIIGDIKPDVVNPYRSIHQWFIPESKR, encoded by the coding sequence ATGAAGGATAGGAAGTTTTTGCTGGTATTCGTACTGATTATTTCGCTGGTGCTGATATCCTGTGATAAGGTGATTGCGCCGGACAAAACGGAAATCGCCATAGAAGATGAAAAGCCTGTTGCAGGAGGAACAATAAATATGAGCTCGGTGGAGTCAGGTTCTTTGAATCCTCTGCTAAGCAAAAGCAAGACATACAACGACATTTCCAAGCTGATTTTTCAGAGTCTTGTAGACTATGATGAAAAGCTAAAAATAACTCCTGTACTTGCACAAAGCTGGAGCTTCGAGGACGGCTACTCAAAGTGCGTAGTGAAGCTGAAGGACAATTTGCTATGGAGTGACGGAGAAAGCTTAACTGCTGCTGATGTAAAGTTTTCTATGGATACAATTAAAGCATCGGTGGATTCTATTTATAAGAGCAATTTAGAGCATATCTTTTCATATAAAGTCAGAGATAACTCAACAATAGAAGTAGTCTTTGACCAGCCATTTGCAAATGCGATTGATATGTTGGATTTTCCAATAATTCCTGAACATATTTACAAAGCTGATATAAATGCAGTGCCGGTTGGCACTGGTATGTTCAAGGTGGCACAGTATAACAAGCTCAAATCCATGGAGCTGGTATACAATGACAAGTGGAAGGGCACAGAAAAGCCATATATTGAAAAAATTAAGGTAACCTTTATAAATGATACTGATGCATTTTCCACAGCTTTTCAGTCCAAGGAACTGGATATTTTAAATACGACCTCCTATGACTGGGAAAAGTACAGCGAAATGAAGGATGTAAATGCTTACAAATATGCAACAATGAATTATGACTTTATTGGCTTGAATTACAAAAATCCGATTTTTCAGGACAAAGCAGTTAGAAAAGCAATGATCCAAGGTATAAATCGAAAATCAATTGTGGATAAATACTTGCTTGGAAACGCTGCAGTAACTGATGTGCCAATAAACCCGGTTTCCTGGCTGAATGATGGTGAAGGCACAAAATATGGGTATAGCAAGTTGGAAGCTCAGAATCTGCTAAAAGCAGCAGGCTTTGTGGATTCTAACAATGATGGAATTCTAGAAAGAGACGTTGACGGAGTCAAGCAGGAGCTTAAGTTCACGCTGCTGACAAATGATGAGAATGAATTCAGAAGAAAAGCTGCAGAGAATATAAAGAAAGACTTGGAAGAGGCAGGATTTAGGGTTGAAATAAGCTTTATTGCTTTCGCAGACCTGAAAACAGCTATTGAAACTAAAAATTTCGATGCAGTGCTTACAGGCTATAATCTATCGAATACGCAGGATTTGTCTTTTGCTTTTCACAGTACGCAGATAGAAAGCGGCAAGAACTTCATGTCCTATTCCAATACTGATATCGATGCTCTGCTGCAGCAATCATACACTACAATGAACGATGACGAGAGAAAAAATGTATATAAAAATTTGCAGAAAGACTTTAGGGAAGAAGTGCCGTGCATAAGCCTTTTCTTCAGAGATGCAGCGGTGGTTGTGAGGAATAAGATAATAGGAGACATAAAGCCGGATGTAGTGAATCCATATAGAAGCATACATCAATGGTTCATACCTGAAAGCAAGCGATAA
- a CDS encoding lytic transglycosylase domain-containing protein, with product MAKGRRFKYLGLLTAILLIYAAMLNIPNLLKLLYPLEHKEAIIKYGQMHKIDPPLLAALIKTESNFEDYAESRKGAKGLMQITPSTGEWIAETMGIKDFEESMLFDPEINIKLGSWYIEHLTNYYNDSFELVFAAYNGGRGNVDKWLKDKSLSRDGRTLDEIPFSETENFVKKLRKNYNVYKSIYKW from the coding sequence TTGGCTAAGGGTAGAAGGTTTAAATATTTAGGGCTTTTAACAGCCATATTGCTTATATATGCAGCAATGCTTAACATACCAAACCTCTTAAAGCTTTTATATCCGTTAGAGCATAAAGAGGCAATAATTAAATATGGACAAATGCACAAAATCGACCCACCGCTGCTGGCTGCACTGATAAAGACAGAAAGCAACTTTGAGGATTATGCGGAATCAAGGAAAGGCGCGAAGGGCTTGATGCAGATCACACCTTCCACGGGAGAGTGGATAGCTGAGACTATGGGAATAAAAGACTTTGAAGAAAGCATGCTTTTTGACCCGGAAATCAATATCAAGCTGGGCAGTTGGTATATAGAGCATCTGACCAATTACTACAATGACAGCTTCGAACTGGTTTTTGCCGCCTATAATGGAGGTCGGGGGAATGTGGACAAGTGGCTGAAAGACAAAAGTCTGAGCAGAGATGGCAGAACTCTGGATGAGATTCCCTTTTCTGAAACAGAAAATTTCGTGAAAAAGCTAAGAAAGAACTACAATGTATATAAAAGTATATATAAGTGGTAA
- a CDS encoding sigma-70 family RNA polymerase sigma factor, producing MEKLLVKKSQSGDVESFELLISSYDKRAYNIAYRVMGNEEDAKDMAQEALLRVFKSIKDFKGQSSFSTWLYRIVTNVCLDELRRRKNEKYVSMDSTIQTDSGELHMELCSDKETPEIVYERVEQRELIKRAISELNEDYKSVIVLRDIQGFSYEEISNMLDCSLGTVKSRINRARNMLREKLKSDMELSRENRV from the coding sequence ATGGAAAAGCTATTAGTGAAAAAGAGTCAGTCTGGAGATGTTGAATCTTTCGAACTCCTGATAAGCTCCTATGATAAAAGAGCATACAATATTGCTTATCGCGTCATGGGGAATGAGGAAGATGCGAAGGACATGGCTCAAGAGGCACTGCTAAGGGTATTCAAATCTATAAAAGATTTTAAAGGGCAATCATCTTTTTCTACATGGCTGTACAGGATCGTAACAAATGTGTGCCTGGATGAGTTAAGGCGCAGGAAGAACGAAAAGTATGTATCCATGGATAGTACCATACAAACAGACAGCGGTGAGCTGCATATGGAGCTGTGCTCGGATAAGGAAACCCCTGAGATTGTTTATGAAAGGGTTGAGCAGAGGGAACTCATAAAGCGCGCAATAAGCGAGTTGAATGAGGATTATAAAAGCGTCATAGTGTTAAGAGATATACAAGGCTTCAGCTATGAGGAAATATCCAACATGCTGGATTGCTCCCTGGGCACGGTAAAATCAAGAATCAACAGAGCAAGAAATATGCTGAGGGAAAAGCTGAAATCAGACATGGAACTTTCCCGTGAAAATAGAGTCTAA
- a CDS encoding metal-dependent hydrolase yields MDPITHAVVGLSIAVLTGEPLALSNPAIIGCVAGAIIPDGDIIMQLKGDYVYLKNHRGISHSIPMMFVYAGVLTGLIWMLFTNIELWKVFQVTLIGCFSHIALDITNSYGAQVFWPLNKKRITLDLLLIYDPMLIILCLTIILPYTRSIIPPYIAVFIFIGYLILRQLMKKQAKDIVFKSLGGEYEPLRFRIMPSMIGLIKWHFILSTGMEKVIGEVNIFPRRFKIIDVKKNIEKDLYKLAIDTPIARFFSQFTPIFHVDCEKKEDNYVFKFIDLRYYIARDYLHHATAVMNRDLDVVTSLFHPYAKSRNVEV; encoded by the coding sequence ATGGATCCAATTACACACGCAGTTGTGGGATTGAGCATAGCTGTTTTGACAGGTGAACCTTTAGCGCTTTCAAATCCTGCAATAATAGGCTGTGTGGCAGGTGCGATTATTCCGGATGGAGATATTATAATGCAGCTTAAAGGCGATTATGTATATTTAAAAAATCATAGAGGTATATCTCATTCTATACCAATGATGTTTGTATATGCAGGAGTGTTGACAGGCCTAATATGGATGCTTTTCACCAATATAGAGCTTTGGAAGGTTTTCCAGGTTACATTGATTGGATGCTTTTCTCATATTGCTTTGGATATTACCAATTCGTATGGGGCACAAGTATTTTGGCCTTTGAACAAAAAACGTATTACGCTAGACCTTCTTTTGATTTATGATCCAATGCTGATAATTTTATGTTTGACTATTATTCTGCCTTACACAAGAAGCATTATTCCTCCATACATTGCGGTTTTCATATTTATCGGCTATTTAATACTACGGCAGTTGATGAAAAAGCAAGCGAAGGACATTGTTTTTAAAAGCCTTGGAGGCGAATACGAACCATTGCGCTTTAGAATAATGCCTTCTATGATAGGCCTTATTAAATGGCATTTTATCTTAAGCACGGGAATGGAAAAGGTAATTGGGGAAGTGAATATATTCCCAAGAAGATTCAAAATAATAGACGTCAAGAAGAATATAGAAAAAGACCTGTACAAGCTTGCGATAGATACTCCTATAGCAAGATTTTTCAGCCAGTTCACTCCAATATTCCATGTTGACTGCGAAAAGAAAGAAGATAATTATGTCTTCAAATTCATTGATCTTAGATACTATATAGCAAGAGATTATCTGCACCATGCAACAGCAGTTATGAATAGAGACCTGGACGTTGTGACATCATTGTTTCACCCATATGCCAAGAGCAGGAATGTAGAAGTGTAA
- a CDS encoding L,D-transpeptidase: MKRSFLVALIILICFNQVSADSTSGKTSIEINLPSRILSLYKDGVLLKEYPVCVGKQSTPTPQGDYWVVYKTVNPYWINKEDIVPPGPLNPLGVSWIGITKSIGIHGNNKPESIGTYASAGCIRMYNRDVMEVYTLVPVNTPVTIKYDRVKAFDDKYSGKEVAVLYPDGYKAGAKSDKLVMEKLNQMEIPEELMKKAQVVLKKPYSKPIAISQGIGVFLNNSLITCDALEQQGTIYVNYKAAEDVLGVTSEIAGLFDIEIKEQEGTIYVNLTQTVKKFGGSMSYDKSSGNAYINMKIIKVNGVFAGMNYGDYDKVDLIAVDSIKQLGYKYSEDSVDLRIFDEGIMKLKRKNVWSANVDNITAALGGHKNINSRYGVVDLKLPTFLKFDDEYFKTDNIDGRQVLSMEAAYSIHEKTGWDVEAFSVQGEKLVETIDLETFLEDYDYTSNTFNTVVDISVKEN; this comes from the coding sequence TTGAAAAGGTCTTTTTTAGTTGCACTTATTATTCTTATTTGTTTCAATCAGGTGTCGGCGGACAGTACATCAGGTAAAACAAGCATAGAAATTAATCTGCCTTCTCGTATCTTAAGTCTTTATAAAGATGGCGTTCTGCTGAAGGAATACCCGGTATGCGTTGGGAAACAATCTACTCCTACTCCTCAAGGGGACTATTGGGTGGTATATAAGACTGTCAACCCTTACTGGATAAACAAAGAGGATATAGTGCCTCCGGGGCCTCTGAATCCTTTGGGTGTAAGCTGGATAGGGATTACAAAAAGCATAGGTATTCATGGCAACAACAAGCCTGAATCTATAGGTACCTATGCATCTGCCGGCTGCATCAGGATGTATAACAGGGATGTAATGGAAGTGTATACCTTGGTGCCTGTGAATACGCCTGTTACAATTAAATATGACAGGGTAAAAGCATTTGATGATAAATATTCTGGTAAGGAAGTTGCGGTTCTTTATCCGGATGGTTATAAAGCAGGTGCAAAAAGCGATAAGCTGGTGATGGAGAAGTTAAATCAGATGGAGATTCCTGAAGAATTAATGAAAAAAGCTCAGGTGGTTTTAAAAAAGCCTTATAGCAAGCCTATTGCAATATCTCAGGGTATTGGAGTGTTTTTGAACAACAGCTTGATAACCTGTGATGCTCTGGAACAGCAAGGCACAATATATGTGAACTATAAGGCAGCGGAAGATGTGTTGGGAGTGACTTCAGAGATAGCAGGACTATTTGATATTGAAATAAAGGAGCAGGAAGGAACCATATATGTCAACCTTACACAAACAGTAAAGAAGTTTGGCGGTAGTATGAGCTATGACAAGTCCAGCGGCAATGCATATATAAATATGAAAATCATCAAGGTTAATGGAGTTTTTGCGGGTATGAACTATGGAGATTACGACAAAGTAGACCTCATAGCAGTGGACAGCATCAAACAGCTTGGGTATAAGTATTCCGAAGACTCTGTTGATTTGAGGATATTTGATGAAGGGATAATGAAGCTTAAAAGGAAGAACGTCTGGAGTGCGAATGTGGATAATATCACTGCAGCCTTGGGCGGTCATAAAAATATAAACTCCAGATATGGAGTTGTGGATTTGAAGCTGCCGACTTTCTTAAAATTTGATGATGAGTATTTCAAGACCGACAATATTGACGGAAGGCAGGTGCTCAGTATGGAAGCTGCTTACAGCATTCATGAGAAAACCGGCTGGGATGTGGAAGCTTTTTCGGTACAAGGTGAGAAGTTAGTTGAAACTATCGATTTAGAAACGTTTTTGGAAGACTATGACTATACTTCCAATACTTTTAATACTGTAGTTGATATAAGCGTGAAGGAAAACTGA
- the coaE gene encoding dephospho-CoA kinase (Dephospho-CoA kinase (CoaE) performs the final step in coenzyme A biosynthesis.) — MMVIGLTGGIASGKSTVSAKLKELGAAIIDVDILARGVVSKGEIAYNRIVQCFGENILLPSGEINRKRLGSVVFSDKEKLALLNSITHPEIISRVKAEIQELKVAGNKVIVVDAAILIEMGLHKYVDSVWVVIVEKETQIKRLIERDKFDYKDSENRIKSQFTNEVRKKYADVIIDNNKPIEEVGKKLEDLWNNIISRGE, encoded by the coding sequence GTGATGGTTATTGGTTTGACGGGGGGAATAGCAAGCGGCAAGAGTACCGTTTCAGCAAAGCTTAAAGAGCTGGGAGCGGCTATTATTGATGTGGATATACTGGCAAGAGGTGTTGTAAGCAAAGGTGAAATAGCATATAATAGAATAGTTCAGTGCTTTGGTGAGAATATACTGCTGCCTAGCGGAGAAATCAACAGAAAAAGGCTGGGGAGTGTTGTTTTCTCAGATAAAGAAAAGCTGGCATTGCTAAACAGCATAACCCATCCTGAAATCATTAGCAGAGTGAAGGCTGAAATCCAAGAACTGAAGGTCGCCGGAAATAAAGTCATAGTCGTTGACGCGGCTATACTTATAGAGATGGGACTGCATAAATATGTTGATAGCGTGTGGGTTGTGATAGTAGAAAAGGAAACTCAGATAAAGAGACTTATAGAACGTGATAAATTTGATTATAAGGATTCGGAAAACAGGATTAAATCGCAGTTTACAAATGAGGTAAGAAAAAAATACGCAGATGTCATTATAGATAATAATAAACCGATTGAGGAAGTCGGGAAGAAGCTGGAAGATTTATGGAATAATATTATTTCTAGGGGAGAATAG